A window of Chitinophaga sp. MM2321 contains these coding sequences:
- a CDS encoding anthranilate synthase component I family protein, with the protein MRTIQVKTRSKQMLADIFTPVGIYLRLRDKFPGAILLESTDYRASENSYSFICVKPIAGIEVTSTTNFEFKYPNLPVEKKQLKNKQSVLDEIGTFLGNFSFSGKHPVPMAQSLYGYTTFDAVQFFETITFNEQKQTEKDNTIPLMRYRYYQYVIAINHFKDELYLCENLVDGLDSEFDLVESLIRHKDSPGYPFIAVGEEESNMTDAAYMQMVEQGKQHCFRGDVFQVVLSRAFQQSFTGDEFNVYRALRSINPSPYLFFFDYGDYKLMGSSPEAQIVIKNGQATIHPIAGTFRRTGDDVQDRLLADKLLHDPKENAEHVMLVDLARNDLSRNAKEVQVSKYRQVQYYSHVIHLVSEVTGKVDPSINPFTLMASSFPAGTLSGAPKYRAMQIIDQYEPTARGFYGGCIGAVGFDGSFNHAIMIRSILSKMNTLYYQAGAGVVAKSVASSELEEVGNKLNALKQAILLAQKI; encoded by the coding sequence ATGCGTACCATTCAAGTAAAAACGAGATCCAAACAGATGCTGGCGGACATTTTCACGCCGGTGGGCATCTATCTGCGGCTGCGCGATAAGTTCCCCGGCGCTATCCTCCTGGAAAGCACGGACTACCGCGCCAGCGAAAACAGCTACTCCTTCATCTGTGTGAAACCTATTGCAGGTATTGAAGTTACCTCTACTACCAACTTCGAATTCAAGTATCCCAATCTACCGGTAGAAAAGAAACAACTCAAAAATAAACAAAGCGTACTCGATGAAATAGGAACGTTCCTGGGTAATTTTTCCTTCTCCGGCAAACACCCGGTACCCATGGCGCAAAGCCTCTATGGATATACTACTTTCGACGCCGTACAGTTCTTTGAAACGATCACTTTTAATGAGCAGAAACAGACGGAGAAAGATAATACGATTCCGTTGATGCGCTACCGTTATTATCAATATGTGATCGCCATCAACCACTTCAAGGATGAACTTTATCTCTGCGAAAACCTGGTAGATGGCCTGGACAGTGAGTTTGACCTCGTGGAATCACTCATCCGCCACAAAGATTCGCCCGGTTATCCGTTTATCGCCGTTGGGGAGGAAGAAAGCAACATGACCGACGCAGCATACATGCAGATGGTGGAGCAGGGCAAGCAACACTGTTTTCGCGGAGATGTTTTCCAGGTAGTGCTTTCCAGGGCTTTCCAGCAATCTTTCACCGGCGATGAATTCAACGTATACCGCGCCCTCCGCTCTATCAACCCCTCTCCTTATCTTTTCTTCTTCGATTACGGCGATTATAAATTAATGGGCTCTTCTCCGGAAGCGCAGATCGTTATCAAAAACGGACAGGCCACCATCCACCCGATTGCAGGCACTTTCCGCCGCACCGGCGATGATGTGCAGGACCGCCTGCTGGCAGATAAACTGCTGCATGACCCGAAAGAGAATGCAGAACATGTGATGTTGGTGGATCTTGCCCGCAATGATCTCAGCAGGAACGCGAAAGAAGTGCAGGTATCCAAATACCGGCAGGTACAATACTACTCGCATGTTATTCACCTGGTGAGTGAAGTAACCGGAAAGGTGGACCCTTCCATCAACCCCTTCACGCTGATGGCTTCCTCATTCCCGGCGGGTACACTTTCCGGTGCACCGAAATACCGCGCCATGCAAATCATTGACCAGTACGAACCTACGGCCCGTGGCTTCTATGGCGGTTGTATAGGCGCTGTTGGTTTTGACGGCAGCTTCAATCACGCCATCATGATCCGCTCCATCCTCAGTAAAATGAATACATTATACTATCAGGCAGGAGCCGGTGTGGTAGCCAAATCCGTGGCATCTTCCGAACTGGAGGAAGTAGGTAATAAACTCAATGCATTAAAACAAGCCATTCTGCTGGCACAAAAGATCTGA
- the hisB gene encoding bifunctional histidinol-phosphatase/imidazoleglycerol-phosphate dehydratase HisB, producing MKRVLFIDRDGTLIKEVPPTYQIDSLDKVEFYPKVFVNMARIAAELDYELVMVTNQDGLGTASFPEETFLPAQNMIIKAFENEGVQFKEVFIDRSFPADNAPTRKPGTGMLTKYFSEDYDLANSFVIGDRITDVQLAKNLGAKAIWLNEGNGLGNAEISDDVAALQSVIALESTDWNRIYEFLKLGLRTVTHIRKTNETDISIELNLDGTGKANIHTGLGFFDHMLDQIARHGAIDLNITAKGDLHIDEHHTIEDTGIALGEAIAKGLGDKRGIERYGFCLPMDDCLAQVGIDFGGRNWLVWEAEFNREKIGEMPTEMFFHFFKSFSDGAKANLNIKAEGQNEHHKIEAIFKTFAKAIKMAVKRNPYNMQLPSTKGVL from the coding sequence ATGAAACGAGTACTTTTTATAGACCGCGATGGTACGTTAATAAAAGAAGTGCCACCTACTTACCAGATCGATAGCCTGGATAAGGTGGAATTTTATCCCAAAGTGTTTGTAAACATGGCCCGCATCGCTGCGGAGCTGGACTATGAGCTGGTGATGGTCACCAACCAGGATGGACTGGGAACCGCTTCTTTTCCCGAAGAAACTTTTCTGCCTGCACAAAATATGATCATTAAGGCTTTTGAAAATGAAGGCGTACAGTTTAAGGAAGTGTTCATTGACCGCTCTTTTCCGGCGGATAATGCACCTACCCGCAAGCCTGGTACCGGTATGCTGACAAAATATTTTTCGGAAGATTACGATCTCGCTAACTCCTTCGTGATCGGCGATCGTATTACGGATGTACAGCTGGCCAAGAACCTTGGCGCCAAAGCGATCTGGCTTAATGAAGGCAATGGCCTGGGAAATGCAGAGATCAGCGATGATGTAGCGGCGCTGCAATCCGTGATAGCACTGGAGTCTACCGACTGGAACCGGATCTATGAATTCCTGAAATTAGGACTTAGAACGGTAACGCACATACGAAAAACAAATGAAACAGATATCAGCATTGAACTCAACCTGGATGGTACCGGCAAAGCCAATATCCACACGGGGCTGGGCTTTTTTGACCACATGCTGGATCAGATTGCACGTCATGGCGCTATAGACCTGAATATCACCGCCAAAGGGGATTTGCATATCGATGAGCACCATACGATTGAAGATACCGGTATCGCGCTGGGAGAAGCCATCGCCAAAGGTTTGGGCGATAAACGCGGTATTGAAAGGTACGGTTTCTGCCTACCCATGGATGATTGCCTGGCGCAGGTAGGCATCGATTTTGGTGGCCGTAACTGGCTGGTATGGGAAGCGGAGTTTAACAGGGAAAAGATAGGGGAGATGCCTACCGAAATGTTCTTCCACTTCTTCAAATCCTTTTCTGACGGGGCTAAAGCCAATCTGAATATAAAAGCAGAGGGTCAGAATGAACATCATAAAATAGAAGCCATTTTTAAAACCTTTGCCAAAGCCATCAAAATGGCGGTGAAAAGGAATCCGTATAATATGCAGTTACCAAGCACAAAGGGCGTATTGTAG
- the hisC gene encoding histidinol-phosphate transaminase, producing MFNLASLLRDNIKKLVPYSSARDEFKGEASIFLDANENSFGSPLPVNYNRYPDPMQWQLKYKLADIKGVPPQNIFIGNGSDEAIDILYRAFCRPGVDNVVLCPPTYGMYEVSAHINDVIVRKVSLTEDFQLDIPALQQAVDENTKLIFICSPNNPTGNSINRSEIELLLNNFDGIVVIDEAYINFSRQKTFIQELTEYPNLVVLQTLSKAWGLAALRLGMAFAGEEIINVFNKVKPPYNIGQATQELALQALENVNRVNEWIREIVIERDLLSAAMEQLPLVLHVYPSDANFILVKTTDAKGIYNYLTEQGIVVRDRSKVELCMGCLRITVGTPAENLRLLEVLKSFNLKTTTSASV from the coding sequence ATGTTCAATTTGGCTTCTCTTCTCAGAGACAACATAAAAAAACTGGTACCTTATTCTTCCGCCAGGGATGAGTTTAAAGGGGAGGCATCCATTTTCCTGGACGCAAATGAAAATAGTTTCGGATCGCCGTTACCGGTGAATTACAACCGCTATCCTGATCCGATGCAATGGCAGTTGAAATATAAGCTCGCCGATATAAAAGGGGTACCGCCGCAGAATATTTTTATCGGTAATGGCAGCGATGAAGCCATCGATATACTGTACCGCGCTTTTTGCAGACCCGGTGTGGACAACGTGGTATTATGCCCGCCCACGTATGGTATGTACGAGGTAAGCGCCCATATCAATGATGTGATCGTGCGCAAGGTGAGCCTCACAGAAGATTTTCAGCTGGACATACCCGCCCTCCAGCAGGCGGTGGATGAAAATACAAAACTGATCTTCATCTGTTCTCCCAATAACCCCACAGGCAACTCTATCAACAGATCGGAGATTGAATTGCTGCTGAATAATTTCGATGGGATTGTGGTGATCGATGAAGCTTATATTAACTTCTCCCGTCAGAAAACTTTTATACAGGAACTCACAGAATATCCGAACCTGGTAGTACTGCAAACCCTGTCGAAAGCATGGGGACTGGCTGCATTGCGCCTGGGTATGGCGTTTGCGGGCGAGGAAATTATCAATGTATTCAACAAAGTGAAGCCGCCTTATAATATTGGACAGGCTACACAGGAACTTGCCTTGCAGGCGCTGGAAAATGTAAACCGGGTGAATGAATGGATCCGCGAGATTGTGATTGAGCGCGATCTGCTCTCCGCCGCCATGGAACAGCTTCCGCTGGTATTGCACGTATATCCCAGCGATGCCAATTTCATCCTGGTGAAAACCACCGATGCAAAAGGTATTTACAACTATCTCACCGAACAGGGTATTGTGGTGCGCGACCGCTCCAAAGTAGAGTTGTGCATGGGTTGTTTGCGTATCACCGTTGGTACGCCGGCTGAAAACCTGCGCCTGCTGGAGGTATTGAAATCTTTTAATCTGAAAACAACAACATCCGCTTCCGTATGA